One Gossypium raimondii isolate GPD5lz chromosome 3, ASM2569854v1, whole genome shotgun sequence genomic window carries:
- the LOC105796019 gene encoding uncharacterized protein LOC105796019 isoform X3 has product MKKYTPWKQILRPALTRFATHFIQLEEITRQKQGLREMFNLKEFKESKWGKQKSGPAYEAKKIVLGKGFWKKANDLIKVYEPLVRVLRLVESDEKPTMGFIYDAVDRAKRAIQQNCRYFIEYEKIIDNRWNFMHSDLHSAVVTI; this is encoded by the exons ATGAAGAAGTATACACCGTGGAAACAAATACTTCGACCTGCTCTTACTCGATTTGCAACTCATTTCATTCAACTTGAAGAGATAACAAGACAAAAGCAAggtttgagagaaatgtttaatttaaag gaatttaaagaatcaaaatgGGGAAAGCAAAAGTCAGGGCCTGCTTATGAAgccaaaaaaattgttttgggaaAAGGTTTTTGGAAAAAAGCCAATGACCTCATAAAAGTTTATGAGCCCTTAGTAAGAGTATTGAGACTTGTGGAGAGCGATGAAAAACCAACGATGGGCTTTATTTATGACGCTGTTGATAGGGCTAAACGAGCAATTCAACAAAATTGTCGATATTTCATAGAGTATGAAAAGATTATTGACAATAGATGGAATTTTATGCATTCCGACTTGCATTCAGCTG